Proteins co-encoded in one Brassica oleracea var. oleracea cultivar TO1000 chromosome C4, BOL, whole genome shotgun sequence genomic window:
- the LOC106341185 gene encoding uncharacterized protein LOC106341185 encodes MDTRQMLVIFSYVVLTHMTLGNIDEFDCVDIYKQPAFQHPLLKHHKIPEKFTSNESFDRKNKYKTNDQSCPKGTVANLRQRSETESLHLDTIYQFGHHFAFMDASSFETIYRGAQADISIHNLTLQNNQYSKSQIWLENGPIAELNSIQVGWAVHPRVYGDSATRLTIYWTGDGYKKTGCYNTECPGFIIITRKPSIGSIFKQSSVYGDKPVTFTPQVVQGFFGNWALTVDDEIIGYWPGELFTHLNKGASRVRFGGNTFISPDGISPPMGNGHVPIYDYERSSSFLHVKLTNDKYQSIEAETQMGVADSKCFTLISRDYTNETGKSFSFGGPGGRCGV; translated from the exons ATGGATACACGTCAAATGCTGGTTATATTTTCTTATGTGGTTCTCACGCATATGACCCTAGGAAACATTGAT GAGTTCGATTGTGTTGATATATACAAACAACCCGCTTTTCAACATCCATTGTTGAAACACCACAAGATTCCG GAAAAATTCACTTCGAATGAAAGTTTTGATAGAAAAAATAAATATAAAACAAATGATCAAAGTTGTCCAAAAGGAACCGTGGCAAACTTAAGACAAAGAAGTGAAACTGAGAGCCTTCATCTCGACACAATCTATCAATTCGGCCACCAT TTTGCGTTTATGGATGCATCTTCGTTTGAAACCATCTATCGAGGAGCACAAGCTGATATAAGTATTCATAACCTAACTTTACAAAATAACCAATACAGTAAAAGTCAAATTTGGTTAGAGAATGGACCTATTGCCGAACTCAACAGCATACAAGTTGGCTGGGCG GTACATCCAAGAGTGTATGGAGACAGTGCTACACGATTGACTATATATTGGACC GGAGATGGCTATAAGAAAACTGGATGCTATAATACAGAATGTCCTGGATTTATTATTATTACTCGAAAACCCTCGATTGGAAGCATTTTTAAACAATCCTCTGTGTATGGTGACAAGCCAGTAACTTTCACACCACAAGTTGTTCAG GGCTTTTTTGGAAACTGGGCACTGACAGTAGACGACGAAATAATTGGATATTGGCCCGGAGAGCTATTTACACACTTGAACAAAGGAGCTTCTCGGGTGCGTTTTGGAGGAAACACATTTATATCTCCAGATGGGATTAGTCCTCCAATGGGAAATGGTCATGTTCCGATCTATGACTATGAAAGGAGTTCGAGTTTTCTTCATGTGAAACTTACGAATGATAAGTATCAGAGCATCGAAGCTGAAACACAAATGGGGGTTGCAGATTCTAAGTGTTTTACACTAATAAGTCGGGATTACACCAATGAGACTGGAAAGTCCTTTTCTTTTGGAGGACCAGGTGGAAGATGTGGTGTTTGA
- the LOC106342533 gene encoding ethylene-overproduction protein 1-like: MQPNLFTTMRSLKLIEGCKATQVYALNNNPSSSPPPSTGLREKVLQHLQDHLRVNSIRSKSSRTHQNAAVSLDSLLPHGLPVSDLLEPHIDPSLKFVDSIEKLAGVHRRIENSSQLEKSEAFLEQCAIFRGLTDPKLFRRSLRSARQHAVNVHAKVVLSSWLRYERREDELIGTTSMDCCGRNLECPNASLVSGYHPESVYDRCLCSRVETNGGDCVSECSTSEVDYDISFCIGDEEVRCVRYKIASLSRPFKAMLYGGFREMRLSAINFTNNGVSAEGMRAAEAFSRVGKVEMFPINIVLELLTLANRFCCDELKAACDSYLSRLVKDLDGALSLIEYGLEEAAYLLVAACVQVFLRELPSLMRNPNVVKIFCSVEGRERLGLVGHGSFVLYLFLSQIAMEDDMKSNTTVMLLECLVEYAVEAWQKQLACHQLGAVMLERKEYKDAERWFSSAVEAGHVYSLVGVARSKFKRGHRYSAYKIMNSLISDCSAATGWMHQERSLYCSGKEKLLDLDMATDLDPTLTFPYKFRAVSLAEESQFGAAVAELNKIMGFKVSPDCLEMRAWISIAMEDYEGALKDIRALLTLEPNFLMFNKKIHGDHMVELLRPLVQQWNQADCWMQLYDRWSSVDDIGSLAVVHHMLANDPGKSLLRFRQSLLLLRLNCQKAAMRSLRLARNHSKSEHERLVYEGWILYDTGHREEALAKAEESISIQRSFEAYFLKAYALADSALDPESSKYVIQLLEEALRCPSDGLRKGQALNNLGSVYVDCDKLDLAADCYTNALNIKHTRAHQGLARVYHLKHQRKWAYDEMTKLIEKARNNASAFEKRSEYCDREMAQSDLGMATLLDPLRTYPYRYRAAVLMDDHKETEAIEELSRALAFKPDLQLLHLRAAFCDSMGKSAEAIRDCEAALSLDPNHTDTIDLYNKTREPQP; this comes from the exons ATGCAGCCTAATCTCTTCACAACGATGCGAAGTCTGAAGCTTATCGAAGGATGCAAAGCCACGCAGGTCTACGCTCTCAACAACAACCCTTCTTCCTCTCCTCCTCCGTCCACCGGCCTCCGTGAAAAGGTATTACAGCATCTCCAAGACCACCTTCGCGTAAACTCAATCCGATCCAAATCCTCCCGTACTCACCAAAACGCCGCCGTTTCGTTAGACTCTCTCCTCCCTCACGGCCTCCCCGTCTCCGATCTCCTCGAGCCTCACATCGATCCTTCCCTCAAATTCGTCGATTCGATCGAGAAGCTCGCTGGAGTCCACCGTCGGATAGAGAACTCCTCGCAGCTCGAAAAGTCCGAAGCTTTCTTAGAGCAATGCGCGATCTTCCGAGGCTTAACCGATCCGAAGCTTTTCCGGCGGAGTCTCCGGTCAGCTCGGCAGCACGCCGTCAACGTCCACGCAAAAGTGGTTTTATCCTCTTGGCTTAGGTACGAGAGGAGGGAAGATGAGCTTATTGGCACCACCTCGATGGATTGCTGCGGAAGAAATCTCGAATGCCCTAATGCGTCTCTCGTCTCCGGGTACCACCCGGAGTCCGTTTACGATCGTTGCCTCTGTTCGAGAGTTGAAACCAACGGTGGAGATTGTGTTTCGGAATGTTCGACGTCTGAGGTGGATTACGATATATCCTTTTGCATAGGTGATGAGGAGGTTCGTTGCGTGAGGTACAAGATTGCTTCCTTGTCTAGACCCTTTAAGGCGATGCTGTACGGTGGGTTTAGAGAGATGAGACTAAGCGCGATTAACTTCACAAATAACGGAGTCTCAGCGGAAGGGATGAGAGCTGCTGAGGCTTTCAGTAGAGTTGGTAAAGTTGAGATGTTTCCTATTAATATAGTCTTGGAGCTTCTCACGTTGGCGAATAGGTTCTGCTGCGACGAGTTGAAAGCAGCTTGCGATTCGTATTTGTCACGTCTTGTTAAGGACCTTGATGGTGCGTTGTCGTTGATTGAGTATGGATTGGAGGAGGCTGCGTACCTTCTGGTGGCGGCTTGTGTTCAGGTGTTCCTCAGAGAGTTGCCTAGCTTGATGCGTAACCCTAACGTTGTGAAGATTTTTTGCAGCGTTGAGGGACGTGAGAGGCTGGGTTTGGTTGGGCACGGTTCGTTTGTGTTGTATCTTTTCTTGAGCCAGATCGCTATGGAGGATGATATGAAATCGAACACAACGGTAATGTTGTTAGAATGTTTAGTTGAGTATGCGGTTGAGGCGTGGCAGAAGCAGCTCGCTTGTCACCAGTTAGGTGCTGTGATGCTCGAGAGGAAAGAGTATAAAGACGCGGAGAGATGGTTTAGCTCCGCGGTCGAGGCCGGTCATGTCTACTCTCTCGTTGGTGTAGCGAGATCTAAGTTTAAGCGCGGACATCGCTACTCGGCTTATAAGATCATGAACTCGCTGATCTCGGATTGTTCAGCTGCTACTGGATGGATGCACCAGGAGAGGTCCTTGTACTGCAGCGGTAAAGAGAAGCTGCTGGATTTGGACATGGCCACTGATTTGGATCCAACATTGACTTTCCCTTACAAATTCAGGGCAGTGTCATTGGCCGAGGAGAGTCAGTTCGGTGCTGCGGTCGCGGAGCTGAACAAGATCATGGGGTTTAAGGTCTCTCCTGACTGCTTGGAGATGCGAGCGTGGATTTCTATAGCTATGGAGGACTATGAGGGTGCTTTGAAAGATATAAGAGCGCTTTTGACGTTGGAGCCGAACTTCTTGATGTTTAACAAGAAGATTCATGGTGATCATATGGTGGAGCTTCTCCGCCCGCTGGTACAGCAATGGAACCAGGCTGATTGCTGGATGCAGCTATATGATCGTTGGTCATCTGTTGATGATATTGGTTCTCTAGCTGTTGTTCATCATATGTTGGCTAATGATCCGGGGAAGAGTCTTCTGCGTTTCAGACAGTCTCTTCTTCTCTTAAG GTTAAATTGTCAAAAGGCAGCAATGCGTAGCCTTAGGCTAGCTCGAAACCATTCAAAGTCAGAGCACGAGCGACTCGTGTATGAAGGATGGATACTGTATGACACAGGACACCGTGAAGAAGCACTTGCCAAGGCCGAGGAATCTATTTCCATACAAAGATCCTTCGAAGCATATTTCCTCAAAGCTTATGCTCTTGCAGACTCCGCGCTCGACCCTGAGTCCTCAAAGTACGTGATCCAGCTCCTTGAAGAAGCACTTCGTTGTCCATCAGATGGTCTTCGTAAGGGCCAA GCTTTGAACAACTTGGGAAGTGTGTATGTGGACTGTGATAAGCTGGATCTTGCAGCTGATTGCTACACTAACGCGCTAAACATCAAGCACACACGTGCTCACCAAGGGCTAGCTCGTGTTTACCATCTGAAACACCAAAGGAAATGGGCGTACGATGAGATGACGAAGCTGATAGAGAAAGCTCGGAACAATGCATCTGCCTTTGAGAAGCGGTCAGAGTATTGTGACCGAGAGATGGCACAGAGCGACCTAGGGATGGCCACACTGCTAGATCCTCTGAGAACTTACCCGTACAGATACAGAGCCGCAG TTCTAATGGATGACCATAAAGAAACCGAAGCCATTGAGGAGCTGTCGAGAGCCTTAGCCTTTAAACCTGACCTTCAACTGTTACATCTACGGGCAGCATTCTGTGATTCAATGGGTAAATCCGCAGAGGCTATCAGAGACTGTGAAGCTGCTCTGAGTCTTGATCCCAACCACACAGATACCATCGACCTCTATAACAAAACACGCGAACCACAACCATAG
- the LOC106339772 gene encoding putative two-component response regulator ARR20 codes for MIPSMDGSGKTTDREEEEEEEEEEEEEEEDGEGEGEGEGEESKVSSNTTVEAEVGKKTKVRPYVRSKVPRLRWTPDLHLRFVRAVERLGGQERATPKLVRQMMNIKGLSIAHVKSHLQMYRSKKMDDQGQAIGDNRHFIESSTDRNIYKLSQLPMFRGYNTNHSHDSPFRYGSRFSNASLWNSSSHETNRSLIDRTCLIRGSSVSNNIHGSEYWTNNRSFPNTYSSSVSNHLPKLRHNHQERTNLATFNSIQGHSRTFEKFETGIEERTNHVYCNKTTGKRNASTSLDLDLSLKVRVPEETTLEETETATTTDQTLSLSLCSWKKSRVIKTDEEDRTVKIGQASTLDLTL; via the exons ATGATCCCAAGTATGGATGGAAGCGGGAAGACTACTGACAGGGAGGAAGAGGAGGAGGAGGAGGAGGAGGAGGAAGAAGAAGAAGAAGACGGTGAAGGAGAAGGAGAAGGAGAAGGAGAAGAGAGTAAGGTTTCAAGCAATACTACAGTAGAAGCTGAGGTTGGTAAGAAGACGAAGGTGAGGCCTTATGTGAGATCTAAAGTCCCTCGACTCCGGTGGACTCCTGATCTTCATCTCCGCTTTGTCCGTGCTGTCGAAAGACTTGGAGGTCAAGAAA GAGCAACTCCAAAATTGGTCCGACAGATGATGAATATCAAAGGGCTCAGTATTGCTCATGTCAAGAGCCATCTACAG ATGTACCGGAGCAAGAAGATGGATGATCAAGGGCAAG CCATAGGTGATAACAGACATTTCATCGAGAGTTCCACAGATCGGAATATTTATAAATTAAGTCAGCTACCGATGTTCCGAGGCTATAACACTAATCATAGCCACGATTCTCCATTCAG ATATGGAAGTAGATTTTCAAATGCTTCATTGTGGAACTCTAGCTCCCATGAGACAAACCGGAGTTTAATAGATAGAACCTGTTTAATTCGCGGCTCGTCGGTTAGCAATAACATCCATGGAAGTGAATATTGGACTAACAACAGGTCTTTCCCAAACACCTACTCTTCTTCAGTTTCTAATCACTTACCAAAGCTAAGACACAACCATCAAGAACGGACAAATTTAGCCACATTCAACAGCATTCAAGGACATTCAAGAACGTTTGAGAAGTTCGAGACCGGTATTGAAGAGAGGACCAACCATGTTTATTGCAACAAGACAACGGGCAAAAGAAACGCAAGTACCAGCCTCGATCTTGATCTCTCTCTTAAGGTAAGAGTACCCGAGGAGACAACTTTGGAAGAGACAGAAACAGCAACAACAACGGATCAAACGTTGTCGTTGTCGTTATGTTCATGGAAAAAGAGCCGAGTGATCAAGACGGATGAAGAGGATCGGACGGTTAAGATTGGACAGGCAAGTACTCTGGATCTGACTCTATGA